From Streptomyces sp. NBC_00683, one genomic window encodes:
- a CDS encoding helix-turn-helix domain-containing protein — protein sequence MTAPLPTTHRALTVPEVMDALRLSRFTVYNLIRSRELASITIGRARRIPAESLRTFMETKLEEAA from the coding sequence GTGACCGCCCCTCTGCCCACCACGCACAGAGCACTGACCGTTCCCGAAGTCATGGACGCCCTCAGGCTCAGCCGCTTCACGGTCTACAACCTCATCCGCTCGCGGGAGCTGGCGAGCATCACCATCGGCCGAGCCCGCCGCATCCCCGCCGAGTCTCTCCGCACGTTCATGGAAACCAAGCTGGAGGAAGCCGCCTGA
- a CDS encoding S-4TM family putative pore-forming effector: protein MTGKSPRDRPRNNSRPTNPFISEAQNTERSVRLLAAQRRLYQDAKLIHNIRLTIVLTAGAIGVSLALYFPAARAHIGFTSAAILLLISVLGSAREKRKSKEAASVQEEFDTSVFQLPWNSVLSDRPTNALVVEAAHRHKGGGLENWYGNTSTLVRPLDILVCQRSNLAWGVSSHRRWAAVIMSAMITWIAAIVLVCYFLQLSFASSMFAVVTPLVPTFREYIEMWRSNAESVQVKEKTESKISEIWESALEGRGLPSIKKCREIQDRLCLIRQTNAIIPDWFYWIFRKKAEKVMRVSSNDYVDQARTRGLA from the coding sequence ATGACGGGGAAGTCGCCGCGTGACAGGCCCCGGAACAACTCCCGGCCCACAAATCCCTTCATCAGTGAAGCCCAGAACACCGAAAGATCAGTGCGCCTCCTTGCGGCTCAACGTCGGCTCTACCAGGACGCCAAGCTGATTCACAATATACGGTTGACAATTGTATTGACGGCTGGCGCGATTGGCGTCTCCCTGGCGCTCTACTTCCCAGCAGCTCGGGCCCATATTGGATTCACCTCAGCCGCCATTCTCCTGTTGATTAGCGTTCTGGGTAGCGCGAGAGAAAAGAGAAAGAGTAAGGAAGCTGCTAGCGTACAGGAGGAGTTTGATACCAGTGTATTCCAACTTCCCTGGAACAGTGTGCTGTCTGATCGTCCAACCAACGCCCTAGTAGTCGAGGCAGCCCATCGACACAAAGGCGGCGGCCTCGAAAATTGGTATGGCAACACCAGCACGCTCGTCCGCCCTCTAGATATTCTTGTCTGCCAGCGCAGCAATCTAGCCTGGGGTGTATCTAGCCATCGCAGATGGGCAGCAGTGATCATGTCAGCCATGATCACATGGATTGCTGCAATTGTGCTTGTCTGCTACTTCCTTCAGCTTTCCTTCGCCAGTTCAATGTTTGCCGTGGTAACGCCCCTCGTCCCTACATTTCGCGAGTACATCGAGATGTGGCGCTCCAACGCGGAGAGTGTACAAGTGAAAGAAAAGACCGAATCGAAGATTTCCGAAATATGGGAATCTGCATTGGAAGGCCGCGGCCTACCGAGCATCAAAAAGTGTCGCGAAATTCAAGATCGCCTTTGCCTGATCCGGCAGACGAATGCAATCATCCCCGACTGGTTCTATTGGATTTTCCGCAAGAAGGCCGAGAAGGTGATGCGCGTCAGCTCGAACGACTACGTAGACCAGGCTCGTACCCGAGGGCTGGCGTAA
- a CDS encoding very short patch repair endonuclease, translating into MSRIRGRDTAPEIKVRRELHRRGLRYRVNFKPVPTLKRTVDIAFTKQRVAVLIDGCFWHGCPEHFRPAKGDRKEFWAAKIAENQRRDQDSTREFTLAGWTVLRFWEHADPVEVADKIEDEVIRRSVRRRSPSEIPRR; encoded by the coding sequence ATGTCCCGAATCCGAGGGCGCGACACCGCACCCGAGATAAAAGTGCGTCGGGAGTTGCATCGGCGCGGTCTCCGGTACCGGGTGAACTTCAAGCCCGTGCCCACATTGAAGCGGACGGTCGACATTGCCTTCACAAAGCAGCGAGTCGCTGTCCTGATCGACGGGTGCTTCTGGCATGGCTGTCCGGAGCACTTTCGGCCGGCAAAGGGGGACCGGAAGGAGTTTTGGGCGGCCAAGATCGCTGAGAATCAACGTCGTGATCAGGACTCCACCAGGGAGTTCACGTTGGCGGGATGGACCGTTCTTCGTTTTTGGGAGCACGCTGACCCGGTCGAGGTAGCCGACAAGATCGAGGACGAAGTGATCAGACGGTCCGTGCGTCGGCGGTCGCCTTCCGAGATACCGCGTAGGTGA
- a CDS encoding helicase-related protein, translated as MNRSFLESAFLVEEGPKGFTRQLERLLGLISFTDVVNIDGPGDKGADLLGRLNGEDWIFQSKWKKSGNVDRDAVDETHAAMRHYAIHRAVVVTNRAFTQKAKNRADALRDVGVNVTLWDGRRLATIYDRAPERVTPFNLHPYQDRSVEAAWAALEDTSEALIYLATGLGKTVVAGRLLRRFLLANPGAKVLVTAHMIDLVEQLERAMWRDIPKDVPTRLLHGDSKPDSLPGVTFGVSNTARDYIQAGYAPELVIVDEAHHVGETGNYATMMGLLPKAKRMGVTATPWRGDRYDIERTFGEPVERVSISEGMRLGYLADVKYRVFADNIDWDFVRHASEHGYSIKDLNKRLFIPERDESVRGHLEKVWDQTTNPRAIVFCQTIEHAERMRDLLARRPGWERSETLHARLKTRERRARLLNFRTGEVPILVAVDILNEGVDVPDVNILCFARVTHSRRIFVQQLGRGLRLRKGKTHVEVLDFVSDIRRLAEVYDMREQVSEGEIEQVSVGRNQFEFEDLRVKGLLDQWMADVGDLGGADDNVRLEFPPVEGG; from the coding sequence ATGAACAGATCGTTCCTAGAGTCGGCCTTCCTCGTTGAGGAAGGCCCGAAGGGCTTCACGCGCCAGCTGGAGCGGTTGCTCGGCCTGATCTCGTTCACGGATGTGGTCAACATCGATGGTCCCGGGGATAAAGGTGCTGACCTCCTTGGCCGACTCAACGGTGAGGATTGGATCTTCCAGTCGAAATGGAAGAAGTCGGGCAATGTGGATCGCGATGCCGTGGACGAAACCCACGCGGCCATGCGGCATTACGCGATTCACCGAGCGGTCGTGGTCACCAATCGGGCGTTCACCCAGAAGGCCAAGAACCGGGCGGACGCACTGAGGGACGTCGGAGTCAACGTGACCCTCTGGGACGGCCGACGGCTGGCGACGATCTACGATCGCGCTCCGGAGAGAGTCACACCGTTCAACCTCCACCCCTATCAGGACCGTTCCGTGGAAGCGGCCTGGGCCGCCCTAGAGGACACCAGCGAGGCACTCATCTACCTCGCTACGGGCCTTGGCAAGACGGTCGTCGCCGGCAGGTTGCTGCGACGATTCCTCCTCGCCAACCCAGGAGCCAAGGTGCTGGTCACCGCGCACATGATCGACCTCGTGGAACAACTCGAACGGGCGATGTGGCGGGACATCCCCAAGGACGTGCCGACCCGTCTGCTGCACGGCGATTCGAAACCCGATTCCCTGCCAGGCGTCACCTTCGGCGTATCGAACACAGCACGTGACTACATCCAAGCGGGCTACGCCCCCGAGCTGGTGATCGTGGACGAGGCGCACCACGTGGGGGAGACCGGGAACTACGCCACGATGATGGGTCTGCTACCCAAGGCCAAACGGATGGGTGTGACGGCCACGCCCTGGCGGGGCGACCGATACGACATTGAGCGGACCTTCGGCGAACCAGTCGAGCGGGTGTCCATCTCGGAGGGCATGAGACTGGGCTACCTCGCTGACGTGAAGTACCGCGTGTTCGCCGACAACATTGACTGGGACTTCGTCCGCCACGCCTCCGAGCACGGCTATTCCATCAAGGACCTGAACAAGCGTCTCTTCATCCCCGAGCGGGATGAGTCGGTTCGGGGACACCTCGAGAAGGTCTGGGACCAGACCACGAACCCGCGGGCCATCGTCTTCTGCCAGACGATCGAGCACGCCGAGCGGATGCGCGACCTGCTCGCCCGACGGCCCGGCTGGGAGCGGTCCGAGACGCTGCACGCCAGGCTGAAAACACGGGAGCGGCGGGCACGGCTGCTCAACTTCCGTACAGGAGAAGTGCCCATCCTCGTCGCCGTGGACATCCTCAACGAAGGCGTCGACGTGCCCGACGTCAACATTCTCTGCTTCGCGAGGGTGACCCACAGTCGACGCATCTTCGTGCAGCAGCTCGGCCGCGGACTCCGCCTTCGCAAGGGAAAGACCCACGTGGAGGTACTGGACTTCGTTAGCGACATCCGACGGTTGGCCGAGGTATACGACATGCGAGAACAGGTATCCGAGGGCGAGATCGAGCAGGTATCAGTCGGACGGAACCAGTTCGAGTTCGAGGACCTGAGGGTAAAGGGACTCTTGGACCAATGGATGGCCGACGTGGGTGACCTCGGGGGAGCCGATGACAACGTCCGTTTGGAGTTCCCGCCCGTCGAGGGGGGCTGA
- a CDS encoding ATP-binding protein, producing MTETETRPGTLNLTPSPRILEMIAEVDLQLHQCLCELIDNCLDELVEATRVDETLEPRIDITLPTAGKVNRGAKVVVSDNGRGMSPAELRYALSAGTSGKQRFGSLGLFGMGFNIATARLGTITEVRSGRRGDDQWITATIDLREMQRRSSYEVPLRYEQKDPDEHGTLVSVTNLREDVVVKLKSASSIREVSKNLGRIYTYMLRDPDGPHSGAQLMGGLNQRLYVNSRQVPPLVPCIWDPTRSVMYKAAEAPAANQIHVPLTNAFACMNCGRWYTSRYDRCVDCESTDIEERERRIVGWLGVQRFADKSDFGLTFLRSGRAITTRDRSLFDWEGPDGDIELEYPIELGMGRIVGEIHLDHAPVNVRKTNFDTSSPEWRYMVEKVRGDLPLRPQLAKRLFNRENDSPMSRFFNAFRENKPGVRYLMPGNGSTAIHNEAKRWAQKFRSGDPEHQTDDKWYEAAADHDRVKNGPPPEPAPPSDEDDWLKGEGLGHLGTAADDGDGHSPSQDQKQPEPAAETRPETEEQRFARYREHATLLPDTDREVRLGTAQAILRVYVTSGVELLKDGQRQPAVVRIVAGEVEIYVDSNTTLIARYGWSPLNVALVCAAPQLKSVYSVSGSIDGLVTSILEQFPDRRVDSSAVRSRAEMLLEGLRDRLADLTSKDAATFWSALSGQSKRAAESYAIAVAPDVDWKAAVENGEFARYLGVEGVLDLVSSGPELVLDGGLFRTTYAALGEETQADQVARVSAFLTDLKRMVTGPPLQNTLELSRLLLTADLLDAEIVQA from the coding sequence ATGACGGAGACGGAGACGCGACCCGGCACCCTCAATTTGACGCCCTCCCCCCGGATCTTGGAGATGATCGCGGAGGTCGACCTCCAACTTCACCAGTGTCTATGTGAGTTGATCGACAACTGTCTCGACGAACTCGTCGAGGCCACCCGTGTCGATGAAACGCTGGAACCTCGAATAGACATCACCCTGCCCACCGCGGGCAAGGTGAACCGGGGTGCCAAGGTCGTCGTGAGCGACAACGGCCGGGGGATGTCTCCGGCGGAGTTGCGGTACGCCCTGAGCGCCGGCACGTCGGGGAAGCAACGGTTCGGCAGCCTCGGCCTGTTCGGCATGGGCTTCAACATCGCCACGGCCCGCCTTGGCACGATAACGGAGGTCCGTTCGGGACGGCGTGGCGACGACCAATGGATCACCGCCACCATCGATCTTAGAGAGATGCAGCGACGGTCGTCGTACGAGGTGCCCCTACGTTACGAGCAGAAGGATCCCGACGAGCACGGCACTCTCGTCTCGGTGACGAACCTCCGCGAAGACGTAGTCGTCAAGTTGAAGTCGGCGAGTTCGATCCGGGAGGTCAGCAAGAACCTAGGGCGGATCTACACGTACATGCTTCGTGATCCCGACGGCCCTCATTCGGGCGCGCAGTTGATGGGCGGTTTGAACCAGCGCCTGTACGTCAACTCTCGCCAGGTGCCCCCTCTCGTGCCGTGTATCTGGGACCCGACCCGGTCGGTCATGTACAAGGCTGCGGAGGCGCCTGCTGCGAACCAAATCCACGTGCCACTCACCAACGCCTTCGCCTGTATGAACTGTGGGCGCTGGTACACCTCAAGGTACGACCGGTGCGTCGATTGCGAGAGCACTGACATCGAGGAGCGTGAGCGCCGGATCGTGGGCTGGCTGGGCGTGCAGAGGTTCGCTGATAAGTCCGACTTCGGTCTGACGTTTCTCCGGAGCGGGCGCGCGATTACGACAAGGGACAGGTCTCTGTTCGACTGGGAGGGGCCAGACGGAGACATTGAGCTGGAGTATCCGATCGAACTCGGTATGGGCCGCATCGTCGGCGAGATCCATCTCGACCACGCGCCGGTCAACGTCCGCAAGACCAATTTCGACACGTCGTCACCGGAGTGGCGATACATGGTCGAGAAGGTACGAGGCGACCTGCCCTTGCGTCCACAGCTGGCCAAGCGCCTGTTCAATCGCGAGAACGACTCTCCGATGAGTCGGTTCTTCAACGCCTTCCGGGAGAACAAACCGGGTGTCCGGTACCTCATGCCGGGCAACGGCAGTACCGCCATCCATAATGAGGCGAAGAGATGGGCACAGAAGTTCCGCAGCGGGGATCCGGAGCATCAGACCGACGATAAATGGTACGAGGCTGCGGCCGATCATGATCGGGTCAAGAATGGGCCACCGCCGGAGCCGGCACCGCCCTCCGACGAGGATGACTGGCTCAAGGGAGAGGGGCTTGGACATCTAGGGACGGCGGCGGACGACGGCGACGGCCACTCACCGTCCCAAGATCAGAAGCAGCCGGAACCAGCCGCGGAGACACGGCCGGAGACCGAGGAGCAACGCTTCGCGAGGTACAGGGAGCACGCGACGCTGCTTCCCGACACTGACCGTGAAGTTCGCCTTGGTACCGCTCAGGCGATCCTTCGCGTCTACGTCACGTCCGGAGTCGAACTGCTCAAGGACGGTCAGCGGCAGCCAGCGGTGGTTCGGATCGTAGCTGGCGAGGTAGAGATCTACGTGGACTCCAATACCACGCTGATCGCGCGGTACGGGTGGTCCCCACTGAACGTCGCGCTCGTCTGCGCGGCACCGCAGTTGAAGAGCGTGTACTCCGTATCGGGCTCCATTGACGGATTGGTGACCTCGATCCTCGAGCAGTTCCCGGACCGGCGGGTGGACTCCAGCGCGGTGCGTAGTCGCGCGGAGATGCTGCTGGAGGGCTTGCGAGATCGGCTCGCCGATCTCACCTCGAAGGACGCGGCCACGTTTTGGTCCGCCCTGTCCGGTCAGTCGAAGAGGGCCGCCGAGTCGTACGCCATCGCGGTGGCACCGGACGTCGATTGGAAGGCGGCGGTGGAAAACGGAGAGTTCGCGCGCTACCTGGGAGTCGAGGGCGTCCTCGACCTCGTCTCGAGCGGTCCCGAACTGGTACTGGACGGCGGGTTGTTCCGCACCACTTACGCTGCGCTCGGCGAGGAGACGCAGGCGGACCAAGTGGCCCGTGTTAGCGCCTTCCTCACCGACCTTAAACGGATGGTGACGGGCCCACCCCTGCAGAACACCTTGGAACTGTCCCGCCTGCTCCTTACCGCGGACCTACTAGACGCGGAGATCGTTCAGGCATGA
- a CDS encoding DNA cytosine methyltransferase — protein MELFAGAGGLALGCQEAGFDPLATLELDKWACDTVRQNQARGSELVANWHVEEGDVRDFNWSRITDEVDLVAAGPPCQPFSIGGRGKADDDERDMFPATAEAIAHLRPRAFIIENVRGLARPRFADYFQYIQARLSLPLLAAKPDELWGDHLRRLRAAGEDVTNQELAYRVTPAFANAADYGVPQQRQRVFLVGFRNDLDVTWEFPHVTHSRRALLHAQWTTGEYWQEHEVPKAKRPERPNVPIPAELRPDEVQARWRTIRDALTGLPEPTVIGTAGVLNHVLQPGARSYPGHTGSPVDWPAKTLKAGRHGVPGGENMLREADGSIRYFTIRESARLQTFPDDYELHGPWGKAMRQLGNAVPVELARVVADSVRAALRAEGSEA, from the coding sequence GTGGAGTTGTTCGCGGGCGCTGGCGGGCTCGCACTGGGTTGTCAGGAGGCTGGGTTCGACCCGTTGGCGACCCTGGAGTTAGACAAGTGGGCCTGTGACACGGTGCGACAGAACCAGGCCCGCGGAAGCGAGCTCGTCGCGAACTGGCACGTCGAGGAGGGCGATGTGCGGGACTTCAACTGGTCCCGCATCACCGACGAGGTGGATCTCGTCGCCGCTGGCCCGCCGTGCCAGCCGTTCTCCATTGGTGGCCGCGGCAAGGCGGACGACGACGAACGTGACATGTTCCCGGCCACGGCGGAGGCGATCGCCCACCTGAGGCCCCGCGCGTTCATCATCGAGAACGTGAGGGGTTTGGCGCGCCCGAGGTTCGCCGACTATTTCCAGTACATCCAGGCCAGGCTTTCGCTGCCCCTCCTCGCCGCGAAGCCCGACGAACTGTGGGGCGACCACCTGCGGCGGCTCCGGGCGGCAGGCGAGGACGTCACCAACCAAGAGTTGGCCTATCGGGTCACCCCGGCCTTCGCGAATGCAGCGGACTACGGCGTGCCGCAGCAGCGCCAGCGCGTCTTCCTGGTCGGTTTCCGTAACGATCTCGACGTGACCTGGGAATTCCCGCATGTCACGCACTCGAGGCGCGCGCTTCTGCATGCTCAGTGGACAACTGGCGAGTACTGGCAGGAACATGAAGTGCCCAAGGCGAAACGCCCGGAACGGCCTAACGTCCCCATACCTGCGGAACTGCGGCCAGACGAGGTCCAAGCGCGCTGGCGCACCATACGCGACGCGCTGACCGGTCTTCCAGAGCCAACGGTGATAGGTACTGCGGGCGTCCTCAACCACGTCCTTCAACCGGGAGCTCGTTCCTACCCTGGTCACACCGGCAGTCCGGTGGACTGGCCCGCGAAGACGCTGAAAGCAGGGCGTCACGGGGTCCCCGGCGGCGAGAACATGCTGCGTGAGGCGGATGGCTCCATCCGCTACTTCACGATCAGGGAAAGTGCTCGCTTGCAGACCTTCCCGGATGACTACGAGCTGCATGGCCCTTGGGGCAAGGCGATGCGCCAGCTCGGCAACGCGGTCCCAGTCGAGTTGGCGCGGGTCGTGGCCGACAGCGTCCGCGCCGCCCTGCGCGCGGAGGGATCCGAAGCATGA
- a CDS encoding Imm32 family immunity protein yields the protein MDEPRIKVYGSATEITVVANAAGLRDLAERLIGLADPELRDGYHEHLEGGINLEEGSVSLILARDEAM from the coding sequence ATGGATGAACCCAGGATCAAGGTGTACGGCTCAGCAACCGAAATCACCGTTGTGGCCAATGCCGCAGGGTTGCGCGACTTGGCTGAGCGACTCATAGGGCTCGCAGATCCCGAACTCCGGGACGGGTACCACGAGCATCTTGAGGGCGGCATCAATCTCGAAGAGGGTTCGGTCAGCCTGATTCTGGCCCGAGACGAAGCGATGTAG
- a CDS encoding DUF4240 domain-containing protein, whose translation MPWADFWALIATLNGEATEESCRRLAEELSRRPVPDIIGFAERLAEAVYRLDQEKFGTLPVVDLKARLGSPFPQSSDVFLYTRCAVVAAGQAVWESVFFDADKFAPYTSSECDGEWLLYVPDKAYELATGEEWDRSTRYCFESYSNRDGWPDLRD comes from the coding sequence ATGCCATGGGCCGACTTCTGGGCGCTGATAGCCACCCTGAACGGCGAAGCAACTGAAGAGAGCTGCCGTCGCCTCGCTGAGGAGCTGAGCCGCCGCCCTGTCCCCGACATCATCGGTTTCGCGGAGCGCCTCGCCGAGGCCGTCTACCGCTTGGATCAAGAGAAGTTCGGCACCCTGCCGGTGGTCGACCTGAAGGCCCGGCTCGGCAGCCCGTTCCCGCAGTCTTCCGACGTGTTCCTGTACACGCGTTGCGCTGTGGTGGCCGCGGGGCAGGCCGTGTGGGAGAGCGTCTTCTTCGACGCCGACAAGTTCGCGCCCTACACCTCAAGCGAGTGTGACGGCGAGTGGCTGCTGTACGTGCCGGACAAGGCGTACGAGCTGGCCACCGGTGAGGAGTGGGACCGCTCGACCCGGTACTGCTTCGAGAGCTACTCCAATCGAGACGGTTGGCCAGACCTGCGGGACTGA
- a CDS encoding enoyl-CoA hydratase-related protein has protein sequence MPTLDRQDNVFVLDLGDGENRFHPDWIASANAALDEVEKAGGPRALVTAATGKFYSNGLDLEWLFAHADQHQGYVVSVQELLARMLSLPVVTVAALQGHTFAAGAMLSLAHDFRVMRADRGYWCLPEADINIPFTPGMSALIQSRLAPQSAHEAMLTARRYAGGDALTVGIVDRAVDEDAVRTTAIEIAQAQASKAGDTLGTIKARMYAPALAALRDTTNPLG, from the coding sequence ATGCCCACGCTTGACCGTCAGGACAACGTCTTCGTTCTCGACCTCGGCGACGGCGAGAACCGTTTCCACCCCGACTGGATTGCCTCGGCCAATGCCGCACTGGACGAGGTGGAGAAGGCCGGAGGACCCCGCGCCCTGGTGACCGCCGCCACCGGGAAGTTCTACTCCAACGGCCTGGACCTGGAGTGGCTGTTCGCCCACGCCGACCAGCACCAGGGCTACGTCGTCTCGGTCCAGGAGCTCTTGGCGCGGATGCTGTCCCTGCCGGTGGTCACCGTGGCAGCTCTGCAGGGACACACCTTCGCAGCCGGCGCGATGCTCTCCCTGGCACACGACTTCCGAGTGATGCGCGCCGACCGCGGCTACTGGTGCCTGCCCGAAGCGGACATCAACATCCCCTTCACCCCGGGCATGTCCGCCCTCATCCAGTCCCGGCTGGCACCGCAGTCCGCCCACGAGGCGATGCTCACCGCCCGCCGCTACGCAGGCGGCGACGCCCTGACCGTCGGCATCGTCGACCGCGCAGTTGACGAGGACGCTGTCCGCACCACCGCCATCGAGATCGCCCAAGCTCAGGCCAGCAAGGCCGGCGACACCCTCGGCACCATCAAGGCCCGCATGTACGCCCCGGCTCTCGCCGCCCTGCGGGACACGACCAACCCCCTCGGCTAG
- a CDS encoding flavoprotein, translated as MGTAADGVEQLRTGLVEPAIALGWQVAVTLTPNAGRWLRANGELHRLEALTGLPVRDTPRLPTEPRPHPVADCYVVAPASANYVAKLATGIADSQALTQVSEALGTIEVPVVVFPRINAAHARHPAWEGHIETLRKAGVELVYGADVWPLDEPRRGPADRELPWAAILMAVQA; from the coding sequence GTGGGCACAGCAGCCGATGGAGTCGAGCAACTACGCACCGGACTGGTAGAGCCAGCCATCGCCCTTGGCTGGCAGGTGGCCGTGACCCTGACGCCGAATGCCGGCCGATGGCTGAGGGCAAACGGCGAGCTGCACCGACTGGAGGCACTGACTGGTCTGCCCGTGCGGGACACACCTCGTCTGCCGACTGAGCCCCGCCCCCACCCGGTCGCCGACTGCTACGTCGTCGCCCCGGCGAGCGCGAACTACGTTGCCAAGCTCGCGACGGGAATCGCCGACAGCCAAGCCCTGACGCAGGTAAGCGAGGCGCTGGGCACCATCGAGGTCCCAGTGGTGGTGTTCCCTCGGATCAACGCGGCCCATGCGCGGCACCCAGCATGGGAGGGGCACATCGAGACTTTGCGAAAGGCGGGTGTGGAGCTGGTGTACGGGGCTGATGTCTGGCCGCTGGACGAACCACGTCGGGGCCCGGCGGATCGAGAGCTTCCTTGGGCCGCGATCTTGATGGCAGTCCAGGCCTGA
- a CDS encoding glutamate decarboxylase: protein MTKRDDGALFGNRFLTVPAPSEAFPEVGMAATDAMRLVDVDLAMEGDPQRNLATFVTTWMEPEAQRLIAENLHRNFIDHAEYPISAEIEQRCVRMLADLFHAPGKTAGCRTQGSSEAIMLGALSLKWKWRERRKAAGLSIDRPNLIFGGDVHVVWEKFCRYFDVEPRIIPLAEGKYTIGPEDVEPHLDENTIGVVAVLGTTFTGHKDDVVGIDKLLRDVRKERDLDIPIHVDGASGAFVWPFLYPESKWDFQLEQVRSINVSGHKYGLVYPGIGWLIFREESDLAKDLVFYENYLGKTDATFTLNFSTGASMVLAQYYNFVRLGRQGYTYVMKMMQENARALADNLRSSGRFEVIGSDLEQLPLVAFRLAGKHAYDESDVAWQLSAERGWMVPAYTLPPNAERVKIMRALVKETLSREQIDRLSQDIEDACRTLDDKGMTHEAERAQVKQGTGY, encoded by the coding sequence ATGACCAAGCGTGACGACGGGGCCCTGTTCGGTAACCGGTTCTTGACCGTGCCCGCTCCCTCGGAGGCCTTCCCCGAGGTAGGCATGGCCGCGACGGACGCGATGAGGCTGGTGGATGTGGATCTCGCGATGGAGGGAGATCCACAGCGCAACCTCGCCACATTTGTCACCACATGGATGGAGCCGGAGGCGCAACGGCTCATCGCCGAGAACCTCCACCGCAATTTCATCGACCACGCCGAGTACCCCATTTCCGCCGAGATCGAGCAGCGTTGCGTGCGCATGCTCGCCGATCTCTTCCACGCGCCGGGCAAGACAGCCGGATGCCGGACCCAGGGATCCTCCGAGGCGATCATGCTCGGCGCGCTGTCGCTGAAGTGGAAGTGGCGGGAACGCCGCAAGGCGGCCGGCCTGTCGATCGACCGGCCCAACTTGATTTTCGGCGGGGACGTCCACGTGGTGTGGGAAAAGTTCTGCCGCTACTTCGACGTCGAGCCGCGGATCATCCCGCTTGCCGAAGGCAAGTACACGATCGGCCCGGAGGACGTGGAGCCCCACCTCGACGAGAACACGATCGGCGTCGTCGCCGTCCTGGGCACCACGTTCACCGGCCACAAGGATGACGTGGTCGGCATCGACAAGCTCCTGCGGGACGTCCGAAAGGAACGGGACCTCGACATTCCGATCCACGTCGACGGAGCCAGCGGCGCCTTCGTATGGCCCTTTCTCTACCCGGAATCCAAATGGGACTTCCAGCTCGAACAGGTCCGTTCCATCAACGTCTCGGGTCACAAGTACGGCTTGGTCTACCCCGGTATCGGCTGGTTGATCTTCCGCGAGGAGTCCGACCTGGCCAAGGACCTCGTGTTCTACGAGAACTACCTGGGTAAGACCGACGCGACGTTCACACTGAACTTCTCCACCGGCGCGTCGATGGTGCTCGCGCAGTACTACAACTTCGTCCGGCTCGGTCGCCAGGGCTACACGTACGTGATGAAGATGATGCAGGAGAACGCCCGTGCGCTGGCGGACAACCTGCGGAGCAGCGGCCGTTTCGAAGTGATCGGCAGTGACCTCGAGCAGCTGCCCCTGGTCGCATTCCGTCTCGCCGGTAAGCACGCTTACGACGAGTCAGACGTTGCCTGGCAGCTCTCGGCCGAGCGCGGCTGGATGGTGCCGGCGTACACGCTCCCGCCCAACGCGGAGCGGGTGAAGATCATGCGCGCCCTGGTCAAGGAAACCCTGAGCCGGGAGCAGATCGATCGCCTCAGTCAGGACATCGAGGACGCCTGTCGCACGTTGGACGACAAGGGCATGACCCACGAAGCCGAGCGGGCCCAGGTCAAGCAGGGAACCGGCTACTGA
- a CDS encoding peptidoglycan-binding domain-containing protein, producing MRRSIATALTVATLITGTIAAPAAFAGTTTAQAYSCGFDVQEPYAYAGYYEGMTVVPSSSGVSSSGIEAQCLLKWAGFDPGTIDGVFGTNSRAAAKRFQTMMNNSYDYTLATDGIVGSKTWPALRTYVCYRA from the coding sequence ATGCGCAGAAGCATCGCGACGGCTTTGACAGTCGCCACACTGATTACCGGCACCATCGCCGCGCCTGCCGCCTTCGCCGGCACCACCACCGCTCAGGCGTACAGCTGCGGCTTCGACGTCCAGGAGCCCTATGCGTACGCCGGCTACTACGAGGGCATGACGGTCGTTCCGAGCTCCAGTGGGGTGTCGAGTTCGGGCATCGAGGCTCAGTGCCTGCTCAAGTGGGCAGGATTCGACCCCGGCACGATCGACGGTGTCTTCGGGACCAACTCCCGAGCCGCTGCCAAGCGATTCCAGACCATGATGAACAACTCGTACGATTACACCCTCGCAACCGACGGCATCGTCGGCAGCAAGACATGGCCTGCTCTGCGAACCTACGTCTGCTACCGAGCGTGA